Proteins found in one Nostoc sp. NIES-3756 genomic segment:
- a CDS encoding metal-binding protein yields the protein MPSGRTHDRITLWALPMVAGVTFWQTRSGNVTLLVAGGFMFGGLMFGPDLDIYSRQYQRWGFLRWIWLPYQKSLRHRSFLSHGPLIGTTLRVVYLSSLLAVLMVIILAIAEKFWNVAVTWQDVEKTVGRSLSSYAAEFIALFLGLELGAMSHSLSDWGGSAYKRFRKQGIRGILPSGKIKKRKVTSRRKGVRVNDRGKGTK from the coding sequence ATGCCCTCTGGTCGGACACACGATCGCATTACTTTATGGGCATTACCAATGGTGGCGGGTGTGACTTTCTGGCAAACTCGCTCTGGTAATGTCACTTTGTTGGTAGCTGGTGGCTTTATGTTTGGTGGGTTGATGTTTGGCCCTGATTTGGATATCTACTCGCGTCAGTATCAACGCTGGGGGTTTCTGCGTTGGATTTGGCTACCTTATCAAAAGAGTCTGCGCCATCGCTCTTTCTTATCCCACGGGCCGCTTATTGGCACAACATTAAGGGTTGTCTACCTTAGCAGCTTGCTGGCTGTGTTGATGGTGATAATTTTGGCGATCGCCGAGAAGTTTTGGAATGTAGCTGTAACATGGCAGGATGTAGAAAAGACTGTAGGGCGATCGCTTTCTAGTTACGCGGCAGAATTTATTGCCCTGTTCTTAGGTTTGGAATTAGGGGCAATGAGTCATTCTCTCAGCGATTGGGGCGGTTCGGCTTACAAGCGTTTCCGTAAGCAGGGGATTCGCGGCATACTTCCTAGTGGCAAAATTAAGAAGCGTAAAGTAACGAGTCGTCGTAAGGGAGTAAGGGTGAATGACCGAGGAAAAGGCACTAAGTAA